One window from the genome of Pandoraea fibrosis encodes:
- a CDS encoding EAL domain-containing protein: MTMIDLDAPGLLPPRLTAADDGRRIVIYGDFTICSVFQPVFSVSHRRAIGYHASLRAHDAEGRHVPSHEVFTLAARHGDMLELGRLAESLHLGNFCEFDSRDAWLFLSLHPAALMDTVYGDALIATLKAIGLSPQRVVLEVPEQAGGDTPRFGAIVGTLRKAGFLIALGGFGAKHSNIDRVWDLRPDIVALDRGILAQATEQSHLARVLPGLVSLLHESGQLVMMGGLTTDREALLALECNVDFVQGQYFAAPDVDPVPPKVAAERMDALSSALRTQLVERERAEHARLAPYVAGIESAAARLAQNQPIDQATHDLLALPDAARCFLLDALGRQIGDNVLPHSHSSQRAKRFRPLLHSEGANWARRPYFIEAMRAPGEVHFTPPYLSINEAHLCVTASIATPAKQGLHVLCVDINW; the protein is encoded by the coding sequence ATGACCATGATCGATCTCGACGCCCCCGGTTTGCTGCCGCCTCGACTGACGGCCGCCGACGACGGCCGGCGCATCGTCATTTACGGCGACTTCACGATTTGCAGCGTCTTCCAGCCGGTATTCTCCGTCTCGCACCGACGGGCCATCGGTTATCACGCTTCGCTGCGCGCGCACGACGCCGAGGGGCGTCATGTGCCGTCGCACGAAGTCTTCACGTTGGCGGCGCGCCATGGCGACATGCTCGAACTCGGCCGGCTCGCCGAATCGCTGCATCTGGGCAACTTCTGTGAATTCGACAGCCGCGACGCGTGGCTCTTCCTGAGTCTGCACCCGGCCGCCCTGATGGATACGGTCTATGGCGACGCGCTTATCGCCACGCTCAAGGCCATCGGGCTATCGCCGCAACGCGTGGTGCTCGAAGTGCCGGAACAGGCGGGTGGCGACACGCCGCGCTTTGGCGCCATTGTCGGCACCTTGCGCAAAGCGGGCTTCCTGATCGCGCTGGGCGGCTTCGGCGCCAAGCACTCGAACATCGACCGGGTCTGGGACCTGCGTCCCGACATCGTGGCGCTCGATCGCGGCATTCTCGCGCAGGCGACGGAGCAATCGCACCTGGCCCGCGTGCTGCCGGGCCTCGTGTCGTTGCTGCACGAATCAGGGCAACTGGTAATGATGGGCGGCCTCACGACGGATCGCGAAGCGTTACTTGCGCTGGAGTGCAACGTCGACTTCGTGCAGGGGCAATACTTCGCGGCGCCCGACGTCGACCCGGTGCCGCCGAAGGTGGCGGCCGAACGCATGGACGCGCTCTCGTCGGCACTGCGCACGCAACTGGTGGAGCGCGAGCGCGCCGAGCATGCACGGCTTGCGCCGTATGTGGCCGGGATCGAATCGGCGGCGGCGCGCCTCGCGCAGAATCAGCCCATCGATCAGGCAACGCACGACCTGCTCGCCCTGCCCGACGCCGCCCGTTGCTTCCTGCTCGACGCCCTCGGGCGTCAGATCGGCGACAACGTGCTACCGCACAGCCACTCGTCACAGCGCGCCAAACGTTTCCGTCCACTGCTGCATTCGGAGGGCGCGAACTGGGCGCGGCGGCCGTACTTCATCGAAGCCATGCGCGCGCCCGGCGAAGTGCACTTCACGCCTCCCTACCTCTCCATCAACGAGGCGCACCTCTGCGTGACGGCCTCGATTGCCACGCCGGCCAAACAGGGCCTGCATGTGCTCTGCGTCGATATCAACTGGTAA
- a CDS encoding MFS transporter has translation MQRDPSLDAAIPEDEPDRPGPLSEASLLGAPSTPPGPAPADAVPLPISVYPALMGILLGYGVLVIGNGLFATAIPFHALKYGASTFTIGVIQSCYYGGFLLGAFHNRSLIERIGQHRAFVAFTALAALFVMGFAVSETTLMLCVLRLGTGFALMGMYTTVESWLNGSVPNTMRGRVFGAYLTINYLAVSTGQFLLNIGEAGSEGQLLLVAGLFVAAILPITLMQGWPTRVADERLVKQPAISLFDSIAEMSRATPIAIPGCILAGFLYSAFYAIMPVYLTRIGLSIGSLSTLMGVALFGALLMQWPVGRLSDRMDRRTLSRRLAFASAAFCAPLIFFQAHWLVFVLMFLFSAVNFTQYGLIVSHVNDRTAPERRVAVSATLLILFSVGGMLGPMIASVVVTLLGPGGLHVFNVVCALTLARVARRAQLLAP, from the coding sequence ATGCAGCGAGACCCGTCGCTAGATGCCGCCATTCCCGAAGACGAACCCGATCGTCCGGGGCCCCTCTCGGAAGCGTCCCTGCTGGGCGCACCGTCGACACCGCCCGGCCCGGCCCCGGCGGACGCCGTGCCGCTGCCCATCAGTGTCTATCCGGCGCTCATGGGCATTCTGCTGGGCTACGGTGTGTTGGTCATCGGCAACGGGCTGTTCGCCACCGCGATTCCCTTTCATGCGCTCAAGTACGGCGCGTCGACATTCACGATCGGCGTCATCCAGTCGTGCTATTACGGCGGCTTTCTGCTGGGCGCGTTCCACAACCGCTCGCTCATCGAGCGCATTGGGCAGCATCGCGCGTTCGTGGCCTTCACGGCGCTGGCGGCCTTGTTCGTGATGGGCTTCGCCGTGAGCGAGACCACGCTCATGCTCTGCGTACTACGACTCGGCACAGGCTTCGCGCTGATGGGCATGTACACCACGGTGGAGAGCTGGCTTAACGGCTCGGTGCCCAACACCATGCGCGGACGCGTCTTCGGCGCCTATCTCACGATCAACTATCTCGCCGTGAGCACCGGGCAGTTCCTGCTCAACATCGGCGAAGCCGGCAGCGAGGGCCAGCTCCTGCTCGTGGCAGGCTTGTTCGTCGCGGCGATTCTGCCCATCACCCTCATGCAGGGATGGCCGACACGCGTGGCCGACGAACGGCTCGTCAAACAGCCGGCGATCAGCCTCTTCGACAGCATCGCCGAAATGTCGCGCGCCACGCCCATCGCCATTCCCGGTTGTATCCTCGCCGGGTTTCTGTACAGCGCGTTCTACGCCATCATGCCGGTCTACCTCACCCGCATCGGCCTGTCGATCGGTAGCCTGTCGACGTTGATGGGAGTAGCGCTCTTCGGCGCGCTGCTCATGCAATGGCCGGTGGGCCGGCTCTCGGATCGCATGGACCGACGCACGTTGTCGCGGCGTCTCGCGTTTGCCTCGGCCGCCTTCTGCGCACCGTTGATCTTCTTTCAGGCGCACTGGCTGGTGTTCGTGCTGATGTTCCTGTTCTCGGCGGTGAACTTCACGCAGTACGGGCTGATCGTCTCGCATGTGAACGACCGCACGGCGCCCGAACGACGTGTAGCGGTGAGTGCCACGCTACTCATCCTCTTCTCGGTCGGTGGCATGCTCGGGCCGATGATCGCGTCCGTCGTCGTGACGCTGCTCGGTCCGGGTGGCCTGCACGTCTTCAACGTGGTCTGCGCGCTGACCCTCGCCCGGGTCGCGCGGCGAGCGCAATTGCTGGCGCCCTGA
- a CDS encoding MFS transporter, giving the protein MNASTQTDARQMRRVVVASLIGATIEWYDFFLYGVVAGIVFNKLYFPGSDPLVSTMLAYGTFAVGFLSRPLGGVIFGHFGDKLGRKSMLVMTLTIMGIATMLIGLVPTYAQIGLWAPILLLLLRVLQGIGLGGEWGGAVLMAFEYAPKEKRGYYASIPQVGLALGLCLASGVVALLSYTLTSAQFLSWGWRLAFFLSVGLVAIGMYIRLNVMETPEFTKIKKAGTEIKIPIAEVLTRNPGNVLAGMGARFIDGVLFNIFGVFSIAYLTQTLKLSQTEALTGVMAAAFVMIFTIPFFGKLSDRIGRTRIYFWGSLATGLSSFAGFWLMKASGGNVMLVWLSIVIPLGVIYASIYGPEAALFAELFDADVRYTGISFVYQFSGIFASGLSPIVATYLLQKNGGEPWMICIYVLCAALVSALSAAWIGSRKRRQHVWHGAGVTEH; this is encoded by the coding sequence ATGAATGCATCGACCCAGACCGACGCCCGGCAGATGCGCCGTGTCGTCGTCGCCAGCCTCATCGGCGCCACCATCGAGTGGTACGACTTCTTCCTGTACGGCGTGGTCGCCGGCATTGTGTTCAACAAGCTGTATTTCCCGGGCAGCGATCCGCTCGTCTCGACGATGCTCGCTTACGGCACGTTTGCCGTGGGCTTTCTCAGCCGGCCACTGGGCGGCGTGATCTTCGGACACTTCGGCGACAAGCTCGGCCGCAAGAGCATGCTGGTGATGACGCTCACCATCATGGGCATCGCCACCATGCTCATCGGGTTGGTGCCGACCTATGCGCAGATCGGCTTGTGGGCGCCGATCCTCCTGCTCCTGCTGCGGGTGCTGCAAGGCATCGGACTCGGTGGCGAGTGGGGCGGCGCGGTGCTCATGGCGTTCGAGTACGCACCGAAGGAAAAGCGCGGCTACTACGCCAGCATCCCGCAGGTGGGTCTCGCGCTCGGTCTGTGTCTAGCCTCGGGCGTGGTGGCGTTGCTGTCGTATACGCTCACCTCGGCGCAGTTCCTCTCGTGGGGCTGGCGTCTGGCGTTCTTCCTGTCGGTCGGTCTGGTCGCCATCGGCATGTACATCCGCCTGAACGTGATGGAAACGCCCGAGTTCACGAAGATCAAGAAGGCCGGCACCGAGATCAAGATTCCGATTGCCGAGGTACTCACGCGTAACCCCGGCAACGTGCTGGCCGGCATGGGCGCGCGCTTCATCGACGGCGTGCTCTTCAACATCTTCGGCGTGTTCTCGATTGCCTATCTGACGCAGACGCTCAAGCTCTCCCAGACCGAAGCCCTCACCGGGGTGATGGCGGCCGCGTTCGTGATGATCTTCACCATCCCGTTCTTCGGCAAACTGTCCGACCGTATCGGTCGCACCCGCATCTACTTCTGGGGCTCGCTCGCGACCGGGCTGTCTTCGTTTGCCGGGTTCTGGCTGATGAAGGCGAGTGGCGGCAACGTGATGCTCGTGTGGCTGTCCATCGTGATTCCGCTGGGCGTGATCTATGCGTCGATCTACGGGCCGGAAGCCGCACTCTTCGCGGAACTGTTCGACGCCGACGTGCGCTACACCGGCATCTCCTTCGTCTATCAGTTCTCCGGGATCTTCGCGAGCGGCCTGAGCCCGATCGTCGCCACCTATCTGTTGCAGAAGAACGGCGGCGAGCCGTGGATGATCTGCATCTATGTGCTGTGCGCCGCACTCGTCAGCGCGCTGTCCGCTGCGTGGATCGGCAGCCGCAAGCGCCGCCAGCACGTATGGCACGGGGCGGGGGTGACCGAGCATTGA
- a CDS encoding GMC family oxidoreductase, with protein sequence MEHEVDYLIVGAGSAGCVLANRLSADPANRVLLLEAGGPDSNPWIHIPVGYFKTMHDPELDWCYRTEADANVAGRQIDWPRGKVLGGSSSLNGLLYVRGQREDYDHWAALGNRGWRYDDVLPYFRKSEDQEHGANEYHGVGGPLKVSDLRLRRPIAEHFIAAAQDTGIPFNEDYNGATQEGVGYFQQTAFRGRRCSTAKGFLKPVRERRNLIVETRAQTCRILFEGKRAVGVEYLQNGERRKARARVEVILAAGAIGSPQLLQNSGIGPTTVLARAGVALRHVLPGVGQNLQDHLQVRLVFKTRERTLNDEVNHPLRKALIGLQYAMFRTGPLTLAASQVTIFTRSRPDVTRPDIQFHMQPLSADKPGKGAHRFSAFTASVCQLRPHSRGRVEIRSNDPLQYPVIQANYLSDARDHRVVIDGIKVARRIAAAPSLAPHIISEFVPGVQYQTDDELLQAARQFSQSIYHPAGTCKMGHDTMAVVDDRLRVHGLAALRVVDASIMPELISGNTNAPTIMIAEKAADMILEDRKQASGMQEIRGSGQTPAEAEVASVAVTI encoded by the coding sequence ATGGAACATGAGGTCGACTATCTGATCGTAGGTGCGGGCTCTGCCGGATGCGTGCTCGCCAATCGTCTGAGCGCGGATCCGGCGAACCGGGTGCTGTTGCTCGAGGCCGGCGGCCCCGATAGCAATCCATGGATTCACATCCCGGTCGGCTATTTCAAGACGATGCACGACCCGGAACTCGACTGGTGTTATCGCACCGAGGCCGACGCCAATGTGGCCGGCCGCCAGATCGACTGGCCGCGCGGCAAGGTGCTCGGCGGCTCGAGCTCGCTCAATGGCCTGCTCTATGTCCGGGGTCAGCGCGAAGACTACGACCACTGGGCCGCGCTGGGCAATCGCGGCTGGCGCTACGACGATGTGCTGCCGTACTTCCGCAAATCCGAAGATCAGGAGCACGGCGCAAACGAGTATCACGGCGTGGGTGGCCCGCTCAAGGTGTCGGACTTGCGGCTGCGCCGCCCCATCGCGGAACACTTCATCGCCGCCGCGCAAGACACGGGCATTCCATTCAACGAGGACTACAACGGCGCGACGCAGGAAGGTGTCGGCTATTTCCAGCAGACGGCGTTCAGGGGACGTCGTTGCAGCACCGCCAAAGGCTTTCTCAAGCCGGTTCGCGAGCGGCGCAATCTGATCGTGGAGACCCGGGCGCAAACCTGCCGCATCCTCTTCGAAGGCAAACGCGCCGTCGGTGTCGAATATTTGCAGAACGGGGAGCGCAGGAAAGCGCGTGCCCGCGTCGAGGTCATTCTCGCAGCCGGTGCGATCGGCTCGCCGCAATTGCTGCAAAACTCGGGCATTGGTCCGACGACGGTACTTGCCAGAGCAGGCGTCGCGCTGCGTCACGTGTTGCCCGGTGTCGGTCAGAATCTGCAAGACCATTTGCAGGTTCGTCTGGTCTTCAAGACTCGCGAGCGCACGCTCAACGACGAAGTGAATCATCCCCTGCGCAAGGCCCTGATCGGCCTGCAATACGCGATGTTCCGCACCGGGCCGCTCACGCTGGCCGCCAGTCAGGTGACGATCTTCACGCGCTCGCGTCCTGACGTGACACGGCCAGACATCCAGTTCCACATGCAGCCGTTGTCCGCCGACAAGCCCGGCAAGGGAGCCCATCGTTTCTCGGCGTTCACGGCTTCGGTCTGCCAGTTGCGTCCGCACAGTCGGGGCCGCGTCGAGATCCGGTCCAACGATCCGCTGCAATACCCCGTGATTCAGGCCAACTATCTGTCCGACGCCCGCGATCATCGCGTGGTGATCGATGGGATCAAGGTGGCGCGTCGCATTGCGGCCGCCCCCTCGCTCGCGCCGCACATCATCAGCGAATTCGTCCCCGGGGTGCAGTACCAGACCGACGACGAGTTGTTGCAGGCCGCGCGTCAGTTCAGCCAGTCGATCTATCACCCGGCAGGTACCTGCAAGATGGGGCACGACACCATGGCCGTCGTCGACGACCGTTTGCGCGTGCACGGTCTCGCGGCGCTGCGCGTCGTGGACGCGTCGATCATGCCCGAACTGATCTCGGGCAACACCAATGCACCGACCATCATGATCGCCGAGAAGGCGGCCGACATGATTCTCGAAGACAGGAAGCAGGCGTCGGGCATGCAGGAGATCCGCGGCAGCGGGCAGACGCCAGCGGAAGCGGAAGTGGCAAGCGTTGCCGTCACGATTTAG
- a CDS encoding IclR family transcriptional regulator, which produces MRETITLDEGDLRASDEARNLRALAVIERLAMAGQPYTLSQLATRLSIPKATLMRLIEALEICGYVSHVPDSRGSERGLSLGPRAARLALVTLANNSFTRAARSLLRTLVDRVGETVNLTVLDGDEVLYIERVETSEPLRMQMHPGMRVPLHCTASGKLYLSQMPLTERRAVLSRLSLKRMTPRTITDASLLDAELDRLAARGIGIDNEEFVRGMVAVGVPVRAIEDGHVRAVLAVHGPTARVTLEQLLGLVPTLRETATALAPLLDWQRASKTEALAKKAKAKAEGAAQDLSEARAKAF; this is translated from the coding sequence ATGCGCGAGACGATAACGCTGGACGAGGGGGACTTACGCGCGAGCGATGAAGCGCGGAATCTGCGAGCGCTGGCCGTGATCGAGCGGCTGGCCATGGCGGGGCAGCCCTACACGCTGTCGCAACTCGCGACGCGCCTGTCGATCCCGAAGGCCACCCTCATGCGCCTGATCGAAGCGCTCGAGATTTGCGGCTATGTTTCGCATGTGCCCGATTCGCGCGGATCGGAGCGAGGTCTGTCGCTGGGACCCCGGGCTGCGCGATTGGCGCTGGTCACGCTGGCGAACAACAGTTTTACGCGCGCGGCGCGTTCGCTGCTGCGCACGCTGGTCGATCGTGTTGGCGAGACGGTCAATCTGACGGTGCTCGACGGCGACGAGGTGCTTTACATCGAACGCGTGGAGACGAGCGAGCCGCTGCGCATGCAGATGCATCCCGGCATGCGGGTGCCGTTGCACTGCACGGCGAGCGGCAAGTTGTATCTGTCTCAGATGCCGCTGACTGAGCGTCGGGCGGTGCTCTCGCGGCTGTCGCTCAAGCGCATGACGCCGCGCACGATCACCGACGCGAGCCTGCTCGACGCCGAGCTGGATCGCCTGGCCGCGCGGGGCATCGGCATCGACAACGAAGAGTTTGTGCGTGGCATGGTTGCGGTCGGCGTGCCGGTGCGCGCCATTGAGGATGGACACGTGCGCGCCGTACTTGCCGTGCACGGGCCGACAGCGCGTGTGACGCTGGAGCAACTGCTGGGGCTGGTGCCGACGCTGCGAGAGACCGCGACGGCGCTCGCACCGCTGCTCGACTGGCAGCGGGCAAGCAAGACGGAGGCGTTGGCGAAAAAAGCGAAAGCGAAAGCGGAAGGGGCGGCGCAAGACCTGTCGGAAGCTCGCGCCAAAGCGTTCTGA
- a CDS encoding IclR family transcriptional regulator: MNDTATQHDTPSDNKADTPTLRAFALLEYLVAADAPVSLADMAHDIQMPKASLHRMLGSLEAGGLVIREPGQKNAYVIGPRLAQLSLGVMMQAGARRMRHAILGRLVADLGETCNLTMLHETEVLYLDRMEAPWPLRLDLKPGSHVPAHSSASGKLLLAMMPREQRAALLRAMKLQRFTPNTLTDPELLESELDRIAHKGIAVDNEEFVLGIACVAAPVLKEDGGCIAAVAVHAPVSRTSLSKAMEFVPRLQEAAKELAKTF; encoded by the coding sequence ATGAACGACACAGCGACCCAGCACGACACCCCTTCGGACAACAAGGCGGACACCCCGACCCTGCGGGCGTTTGCGCTGCTCGAATATCTCGTCGCCGCCGATGCACCGGTCTCGCTCGCCGACATGGCGCACGACATCCAGATGCCGAAGGCGTCGCTGCACCGCATGCTCGGCTCGCTCGAAGCGGGTGGACTGGTCATTCGCGAACCCGGGCAGAAGAATGCTTATGTGATCGGCCCTCGCCTCGCGCAATTGAGTCTGGGGGTGATGATGCAAGCGGGGGCACGGCGCATGCGTCACGCGATTCTTGGCCGTCTCGTGGCCGATCTCGGCGAGACGTGCAACCTCACGATGCTGCACGAAACCGAGGTGCTCTATCTCGATCGCATGGAAGCCCCGTGGCCGCTGCGTCTCGATCTCAAGCCGGGCTCGCATGTGCCCGCGCACAGCAGCGCGAGCGGCAAGTTGCTGCTCGCCATGATGCCGCGCGAACAGCGCGCCGCGCTTCTGCGGGCGATGAAACTGCAACGCTTCACCCCGAATACGCTGACCGATCCCGAATTGCTCGAGAGCGAACTCGACCGCATTGCGCACAAGGGCATCGCCGTCGATAACGAGGAGTTCGTATTGGGCATCGCGTGCGTCGCCGCCCCGGTTCTCAAGGAAGACGGCGGATGTATCGCTGCGGTGGCCGTACACGCGCCTGTCTCGCGCACGTCGCTGTCGAAAGCGATGGAGTTCGTGCCGCGTCTGCAAGAAGCTGCAAAGGAACTCGCCAAGACGTTCTGA
- a CDS encoding AAA family ATPase → METATQQPDRLVDARTVFGIDTDLQVPAFSERDDHVPEIDTAYRFNPDVTLAILAGFMCNRRVMVQGMHGTGKSTHIEQVAARLNWPCVRVNLDGHISRLDLVGKDAIVVRDGHQITEFQEGIVPWALQRPVALIFDEYDAGRPDVMFVIQRILERDGKFTLLDQNRVIHPNPGFRMFATTNTVGLGNLNGLYHGTQVLNHAQIDRWNVVATLNYLSRDDEAGIVLARVPELDNDAGRTLIDSMVSVAELTRKGFATGDLSTLMSPRTVINWAENVGIFRDAGLAFRLTFLNKCDEAERAVVAEYYQRAFGRELPSLDGGRSLLADAS, encoded by the coding sequence ATGGAGACTGCAACCCAACAACCGGATCGTCTGGTCGACGCTCGCACCGTATTCGGCATCGATACGGATCTGCAGGTGCCGGCGTTCAGCGAGCGAGACGATCACGTCCCCGAGATCGACACGGCGTACCGCTTCAACCCGGATGTCACGCTGGCGATTCTGGCGGGCTTCATGTGCAATCGTCGCGTGATGGTGCAGGGTATGCACGGCACCGGTAAATCCACGCATATCGAGCAGGTGGCCGCGCGGCTGAACTGGCCGTGCGTGCGGGTGAATCTCGACGGCCACATCAGCCGTCTCGATCTGGTCGGCAAAGACGCCATCGTCGTGCGCGATGGCCATCAGATCACCGAATTTCAGGAAGGCATCGTGCCGTGGGCGCTGCAACGTCCGGTCGCGTTGATCTTCGACGAGTACGACGCCGGCCGTCCCGACGTGATGTTCGTGATTCAGCGCATTCTGGAGCGCGACGGCAAATTCACGCTGCTCGACCAGAATCGCGTGATCCACCCGAATCCGGGCTTTCGCATGTTTGCCACGACGAACACCGTTGGCCTGGGCAATCTCAACGGCCTGTATCACGGCACGCAGGTGCTCAATCACGCGCAGATCGACCGATGGAACGTCGTCGCCACGCTGAACTATCTGTCGAGGGACGACGAAGCGGGCATCGTGCTGGCTCGTGTGCCGGAGCTCGACAACGACGCCGGGCGCACGCTCATCGATTCGATGGTGAGCGTGGCGGAACTCACCCGCAAGGGCTTCGCCACCGGCGATCTGTCGACGCTCATGTCGCCTCGCACGGTGATCAATTGGGCGGAGAACGTCGGTATCTTCCGCGACGCAGGACTGGCCTTCCGCCTCACGTTCCTGAACAAGTGCGACGAGGCCGAGCGCGCGGTGGTGGCCGAGTATTACCAGCGTGCCTTCGGCCGTGAGTTGCCGTCCCTCGATGGCGGCCGCTCGCTGCTGGCCGATGCGTCATGA
- a CDS encoding cobaltochelatase CobT-related protein — translation MTISDREAARRAARGEALCAATVRALTGDAALHYSGARLCRNMRPLPLHAPHLQTLPGPADPLSALATLRGAADGAALRLRHSDAALHRRLQPDAPLERLLFELMEQLRCETFIPAGMPGIAKNLRDRFEAWSRAMHVTGVAESHVGLLLYTVAQMGWSRLTGYPVVEDTEGLIEATRMAIAPRIGGALAGMRRTRADQTAFATYARELAADIASLIRAAGGESAEDANNGDDEDEKGVRNAFSLFLDFDEQEDDGITLAHSGDSRVLQASAQGYRVFTNRYDRELYAGTLVRRALLTEFRERLDERIVAQAINVPRLARALKAALAVPQRDGWSFGEEQGRIDGRRLAQLVSSPAERRLFRLEKHTLIAESMVSFLIDCSGSMKAQIEAVAMIVDVLSRALDAAGVTNEILGFTTGAWNGGRARTDWLARGRPRFPGRLNEVSHLIFKDAVTSWRRARSDIASLFKADLFREGVDGEAVAWACERLRARSANRRVLIVISDGSPMDAATNQVNDEHYLDHHLREVVTQQQARGDVEVLGLGVGLDLSPYYRNSLALDLTAVPDMTTLSRLVDWIGSGGRRAQPYQT, via the coding sequence ATGACGATCTCGGATCGCGAGGCGGCACGACGCGCCGCGCGTGGCGAAGCGCTGTGCGCCGCGACGGTACGCGCGCTGACCGGCGACGCCGCGTTGCACTACAGCGGCGCGCGCCTGTGCCGGAACATGCGGCCGTTGCCGTTGCATGCCCCGCATCTGCAAACGCTGCCGGGGCCCGCCGACCCGCTGAGCGCGCTCGCGACATTGCGCGGTGCCGCCGACGGCGCGGCGCTGCGGCTGAGACACAGCGATGCCGCCTTGCACCGCCGCCTGCAACCCGACGCACCGCTCGAACGCCTGCTCTTCGAGTTGATGGAACAGTTGCGCTGCGAGACGTTCATCCCGGCGGGCATGCCCGGCATCGCGAAGAATCTACGAGACCGGTTCGAAGCGTGGTCGCGCGCAATGCACGTCACCGGGGTGGCCGAGAGTCATGTCGGGCTGCTGCTCTATACCGTGGCGCAGATGGGCTGGTCGCGATTGACCGGCTATCCCGTCGTCGAGGACACGGAAGGATTGATCGAAGCCACGCGCATGGCCATCGCACCGCGCATTGGCGGCGCGCTCGCGGGGATGCGCCGGACGCGGGCCGATCAGACGGCCTTCGCCACCTACGCGCGCGAGCTGGCGGCCGACATCGCCAGCCTGATTCGTGCGGCGGGCGGCGAGTCGGCGGAAGACGCCAATAACGGCGACGACGAAGACGAAAAGGGCGTGCGCAACGCCTTCTCCCTTTTTCTCGATTTCGACGAACAGGAAGACGACGGCATCACGCTTGCGCATTCGGGCGATAGCCGAGTGCTCCAGGCGTCGGCGCAGGGTTATCGCGTTTTCACGAATCGCTATGACCGGGAGCTGTATGCGGGCACACTCGTGCGCCGTGCGTTACTGACCGAGTTCCGGGAGCGCCTCGACGAGCGAATCGTTGCGCAGGCGATCAACGTGCCGCGGCTCGCGCGCGCACTCAAGGCGGCGTTGGCCGTGCCGCAACGCGATGGCTGGTCGTTCGGGGAGGAGCAGGGGCGTATCGACGGCCGGCGCCTTGCGCAACTGGTCAGTTCGCCGGCCGAGCGACGACTGTTTCGGCTCGAAAAGCACACGCTGATCGCCGAGTCGATGGTGAGCTTTCTCATCGATTGTTCTGGGTCGATGAAGGCGCAGATCGAAGCGGTGGCGATGATTGTCGATGTCCTGTCGCGCGCGCTGGACGCGGCCGGCGTCACCAATGAGATTCTTGGCTTTACCACCGGCGCGTGGAACGGCGGGCGTGCCCGCACCGACTGGCTGGCGCGCGGTAGGCCGAGATTTCCGGGGCGTCTGAACGAGGTTTCGCATCTGATCTTCAAGGACGCCGTGACGAGTTGGCGACGGGCGCGAAGCGACATCGCGTCGTTGTTCAAGGCCGATCTGTTTCGTGAGGGCGTCGACGGCGAGGCCGTGGCGTGGGCGTGTGAACGATTGCGGGCGCGAAGCGCCAACCGGCGTGTGCTGATCGTGATTTCAGACGGGAGCCCGATGGATGCTGCAACGAATCAGGTCAACGACGAACACTACCTCGACCATCATTTGCGCGAGGTCGTGACGCAGCAGCAGGCCCGCGGCGATGTGGAAGTGCTCGGCCTCGGCGTCGGGCTCGATCTCAGTCCGTACTATCGCAATTCGCTCGCGCTGGATCTGACGGCTGTGCCCGACATGACAACGCTGTCGAGGCTTGTCGACTGGATCGGCAGCGGCGGCCGCCGCGCGCAGCCGTACCAGACGTAA
- a CDS encoding sulfite exporter TauE/SafE family protein: MTLHAIQAYLPLMLLLGFATYFQTVTGFGLGMIVLGGASGFGLAPVASVAILVSLVTLVNSALALPGTLHHIDWRAVRAATLGILPSVVVGVLLFDYLNGTASNVLHLLLGAVVLYGGIGSALRPAPKAERSGDTGFFFSGIFGGLLSGMFGISGPPLIFYFYRQPLTLVQIRCALILLFAVTASIRTTYSAFAGQLPASMWWQAASAFPIVTFATLLARRYPPPLSGVTTRRLAFLTLILLGGHLMVNALLEMA, translated from the coding sequence ATGACGCTGCACGCGATTCAGGCCTATCTGCCCCTGATGTTGCTACTGGGCTTCGCCACATATTTTCAAACGGTGACGGGATTCGGGCTGGGCATGATCGTGCTGGGCGGTGCCAGCGGCTTCGGGCTGGCGCCGGTGGCGAGTGTTGCCATCCTCGTGAGTCTGGTCACGCTCGTGAACAGCGCGCTGGCGCTGCCGGGCACGCTGCATCACATCGACTGGCGAGCGGTGCGCGCCGCGACGCTCGGCATCCTGCCGTCGGTGGTCGTCGGTGTGCTGCTCTTCGATTATCTGAACGGCACGGCATCGAACGTACTGCATCTGCTGCTCGGTGCGGTGGTGCTGTATGGCGGTATCGGGTCGGCGCTGCGTCCTGCGCCCAAGGCCGAACGCTCAGGGGATACGGGTTTCTTCTTCAGCGGTATCTTCGGTGGCCTGCTCAGCGGCATGTTCGGCATCTCCGGGCCACCGCTGATCTTCTATTTCTATCGGCAACCTCTCACACTGGTGCAGATTCGCTGCGCCTTGATCCTGCTGTTCGCCGTCACGGCATCGATTCGCACGACCTACAGCGCCTTCGCAGGTCAGTTGCCCGCCTCGATGTGGTGGCAAGCGGCCTCAGCGTTCCCCATCGTGACGTTCGCCACGCTGCTGGCTCGCCGTTATCCGCCGCCGCTCTCGGGCGTCACGACGCGTCGCCTCGCTTTCCTCACGCTGATTCTGCTGGGCGGGCATCTGATGGTGAACGCGCTGCTGGAGATGGCGTAG